Proteins encoded in a region of the Lathamus discolor isolate bLatDis1 chromosome Z, bLatDis1.hap1, whole genome shotgun sequence genome:
- the FANCG gene encoding Fanconi anemia group G protein isoform X1, with protein MKRRRGAAAERGCLRAWTAENRGLAQRWREPGGAVPGAAAGRQQQRGGFGELLLSMRGLPATIPTLPLELTVLYNSLIFTMGASDSAMEGQEGIRQGLLRVLEACGACGQDLSTEELWQKVLQEVTVAELQAPLHQLGALQAAWWLSVGRLGSITSLLRLLSNTEDLGKAHWSKVENELLSLLKAWRVPAEGDSLCLVQSTRDLKEILCTSAAFLQGLCGGGLQEFEAGNFPTAHSLLQEAAGGFCSKKVLAQIKTCLGCCAQRMGKPQTALQHLKQALQVDFHCLPALSHVAAVYHELGETDAELQALALLYEALEENPPATASSSPYFLIRTELLVHTPVLASLLRHRHPSEVKYLLAQRCLQNGRVADAVEHYLDFLALLQEGLQQQVPLDGSSAIPRIPEVFLEAASALEQAERYQDAITVCEEVISRTTGLIPRVLLLEERLEQPECPSPQAGLAGGLLAQKKESLSCLAWRAAGYLHQGWVWGKLGEVKEAVTQFSRCLGELLRVQLYGPGVEPTENLLPEVEVLQKIRLLALIGRGMQFLELGRHKKALLDFQHGLQVSPGDSAAASYLVQALWNLDRKQEAAAQWQKLSQRPPKKDGQQEGQGRPVPLYLVSCLKQAMFPHSDDLARSIQNYLGSTTQDHPS; from the exons ATGAagcggcggcgcggcgcggccgcgGAGCGGGGCTGCCTGCGGGCTTGGACTGCCGAGAACCGCGGCCTGGCCCAGCGGTGGCGG GAGCCGGGGGGAGCGGTGCCCGgtgcggcggcggggcggcagcagcagcggggcGGCTtcggggagctgctgctgagcatgcGGG GGCTGCCGGCCACCATCCCCACCCTGCCTCTGGAGCTTACCGTCCTCTACAACTCCCTAATTTTTACAATGGGAGCATCTGACTCTGCCATGGAAGGACAAGAAGGAATACGCCAGGGGCTCCTCAGGG TTCTGGAAGCCTGTGGGGCTTGCGGGCAGGATCTTAGCACCGAGGAGCTGTGGCAGAAGGTGCTGCAGGAGGTAactgtggcagagctgcaggcaccTCTGCACCAACTGGGAGCACTGCAAGCAGCGTGGTGGCTGTCCGTTGGCCGCCTGGGAAGCATCACTAGTCTCCTCAGGCTTCTGAGCAACACTGAG GACCTGGGAAAAGCTCACTGGAGCAAGGTGGAGAACGAACTCCTCTCGCTGCTCAAGGCATGGCGAGTACCTGCTGAGGGGGACTCCCTGTGCCTTGTACAGAGCACCAGGGACTTGAAAGAGATCCTCTGCACTTCAGCAGCCTTCCTGCAAGGTTTGTGTGGAGGAG GGCTGCAGGAGTTTGAGGCTGGGAACTTCCCCACTGCCCACTCCCTCCTtcaggaggctgcaggaggaTTCTGCTCCAAGAAGGTTCTGGCCCAGATCAAGACCTGCCTCGGCTGCTGCGCTCAGCGAATG GGCAAGCCTCAGACAGCTCTTCAGCACCTGAAACAGGCCCTCCAGGTAGACTTccactgccttcctgccttgTCCCATGTGGCAGCAGTGTACCACGAGCTGGGGGAGACCGACGCGGAGCTGCAGGCCCTGGCTCTGCTCTACGAG GCTCTGGAAGAAAACCCTCCAGCAACTGCTTCCTCTAGCCCGTATTTCCTAATCCGAACAGAGCTGCTTGTCCACACACCAGTATTGGCTTCTCTCCTTCGCCATCGTCACCCCTCTGAAGTGAAGTACCTCCTGGCACAGCGGTGTCTCCAGAACGGGAG GGTGGCTGATGCGGTGGAACATTACCTGGATTTTCTGGCTCTGCTTCaggaggggctgcagcagcag GTACCCCTAGATGGTAGTTCAGCCATTCCCAGGATCCCTGAGGTGTTCCTGGAAGCAGCATCTGCCTTGGAGCAGGCCGAGAGATACCAGGATGCCATAACTGTGTGTGAGGAGGTCATCAGCCGCACGACTGGCCTGATCCCACGAGTGTTACTATTGGAGGAGAGGCTGGAACAGCCAGAATGCCCATCACCACAGGCAGGGCTGGCCGGTGGACTCCTGGCTCAGAAGAAGGAGAGCCTCTCCTGCCTtgcctggagagcagctggATACCTGCACCAGGGGTGGGTGTGGGGAAAGCTGGGTGAGGTCAAGGAGGCTGTAACACAGTTCAGCAG ATGCCTCGGAGAGCTCTTGCGAGTCCAGCTTTATGGGCCTGGTGTTGAACCAACAG AGAATCTCCTGCCAGAAGTGGAGGTGCTCCAGAAGATCAGGTTGCTCGCTCTCATTGGGAGGGGTATGCAGTTCCTGGAGCTGGGGAGGCACAAGAAAGCCTTGCTGGATTTCCAGCATGGTTTGCAGGTTTCGCCAG GTGactcagctgctgcctcctACCTGGTGCAGGCCTTGTGGAACCTGGATCgaaagcaggaggcagctgctcAGTGGCAGAAACTCTCACAGAGGCCCCCTAAGAAGGATGGGCAgcaggaaggacagggaag GCCTGTCCCTTTGTACCTGGTTTCGTGTCTGAAGCAGGCAATGTTCCCACACAGTGATGATCTTGCCAGGAGCATACAAAATTACCTCGGGAGCACAACACAGGACCACCCAAGCTAA
- the FANCG gene encoding Fanconi anemia group G protein isoform X2 — protein sequence MKRRRGAAAERGCLRAWTAENRGLAQRWREPGGAVPGAAAGRQQQRGGFGELLLSMRGLPATIPTLPLELTVLYNSLIFTMGASDSAMEGQEGIRQGLLRVLEACGACGQDLSTEELWQKVLQEVTVAELQAPLHQLGALQAAWWLSVGRLGSITSLLRLLSNTEDLGKAHWSKVENELLSLLKAWRVPAEGDSLCLVQSTRDLKEILCTSAAFLQGLQEFEAGNFPTAHSLLQEAAGGFCSKKVLAQIKTCLGCCAQRMGKPQTALQHLKQALQVDFHCLPALSHVAAVYHELGETDAELQALALLYEALEENPPATASSSPYFLIRTELLVHTPVLASLLRHRHPSEVKYLLAQRCLQNGRVADAVEHYLDFLALLQEGLQQQVPLDGSSAIPRIPEVFLEAASALEQAERYQDAITVCEEVISRTTGLIPRVLLLEERLEQPECPSPQAGLAGGLLAQKKESLSCLAWRAAGYLHQGWVWGKLGEVKEAVTQFSRCLGELLRVQLYGPGVEPTENLLPEVEVLQKIRLLALIGRGMQFLELGRHKKALLDFQHGLQVSPGDSAAASYLVQALWNLDRKQEAAAQWQKLSQRPPKKDGQQEGQGRPVPLYLVSCLKQAMFPHSDDLARSIQNYLGSTTQDHPS from the exons ATGAagcggcggcgcggcgcggccgcgGAGCGGGGCTGCCTGCGGGCTTGGACTGCCGAGAACCGCGGCCTGGCCCAGCGGTGGCGG GAGCCGGGGGGAGCGGTGCCCGgtgcggcggcggggcggcagcagcagcggggcGGCTtcggggagctgctgctgagcatgcGGG GGCTGCCGGCCACCATCCCCACCCTGCCTCTGGAGCTTACCGTCCTCTACAACTCCCTAATTTTTACAATGGGAGCATCTGACTCTGCCATGGAAGGACAAGAAGGAATACGCCAGGGGCTCCTCAGGG TTCTGGAAGCCTGTGGGGCTTGCGGGCAGGATCTTAGCACCGAGGAGCTGTGGCAGAAGGTGCTGCAGGAGGTAactgtggcagagctgcaggcaccTCTGCACCAACTGGGAGCACTGCAAGCAGCGTGGTGGCTGTCCGTTGGCCGCCTGGGAAGCATCACTAGTCTCCTCAGGCTTCTGAGCAACACTGAG GACCTGGGAAAAGCTCACTGGAGCAAGGTGGAGAACGAACTCCTCTCGCTGCTCAAGGCATGGCGAGTACCTGCTGAGGGGGACTCCCTGTGCCTTGTACAGAGCACCAGGGACTTGAAAGAGATCCTCTGCACTTCAGCAGCCTTCCTGCAAG GGCTGCAGGAGTTTGAGGCTGGGAACTTCCCCACTGCCCACTCCCTCCTtcaggaggctgcaggaggaTTCTGCTCCAAGAAGGTTCTGGCCCAGATCAAGACCTGCCTCGGCTGCTGCGCTCAGCGAATG GGCAAGCCTCAGACAGCTCTTCAGCACCTGAAACAGGCCCTCCAGGTAGACTTccactgccttcctgccttgTCCCATGTGGCAGCAGTGTACCACGAGCTGGGGGAGACCGACGCGGAGCTGCAGGCCCTGGCTCTGCTCTACGAG GCTCTGGAAGAAAACCCTCCAGCAACTGCTTCCTCTAGCCCGTATTTCCTAATCCGAACAGAGCTGCTTGTCCACACACCAGTATTGGCTTCTCTCCTTCGCCATCGTCACCCCTCTGAAGTGAAGTACCTCCTGGCACAGCGGTGTCTCCAGAACGGGAG GGTGGCTGATGCGGTGGAACATTACCTGGATTTTCTGGCTCTGCTTCaggaggggctgcagcagcag GTACCCCTAGATGGTAGTTCAGCCATTCCCAGGATCCCTGAGGTGTTCCTGGAAGCAGCATCTGCCTTGGAGCAGGCCGAGAGATACCAGGATGCCATAACTGTGTGTGAGGAGGTCATCAGCCGCACGACTGGCCTGATCCCACGAGTGTTACTATTGGAGGAGAGGCTGGAACAGCCAGAATGCCCATCACCACAGGCAGGGCTGGCCGGTGGACTCCTGGCTCAGAAGAAGGAGAGCCTCTCCTGCCTtgcctggagagcagctggATACCTGCACCAGGGGTGGGTGTGGGGAAAGCTGGGTGAGGTCAAGGAGGCTGTAACACAGTTCAGCAG ATGCCTCGGAGAGCTCTTGCGAGTCCAGCTTTATGGGCCTGGTGTTGAACCAACAG AGAATCTCCTGCCAGAAGTGGAGGTGCTCCAGAAGATCAGGTTGCTCGCTCTCATTGGGAGGGGTATGCAGTTCCTGGAGCTGGGGAGGCACAAGAAAGCCTTGCTGGATTTCCAGCATGGTTTGCAGGTTTCGCCAG GTGactcagctgctgcctcctACCTGGTGCAGGCCTTGTGGAACCTGGATCgaaagcaggaggcagctgctcAGTGGCAGAAACTCTCACAGAGGCCCCCTAAGAAGGATGGGCAgcaggaaggacagggaag GCCTGTCCCTTTGTACCTGGTTTCGTGTCTGAAGCAGGCAATGTTCCCACACAGTGATGATCTTGCCAGGAGCATACAAAATTACCTCGGGAGCACAACACAGGACCACCCAAGCTAA
- the VCP gene encoding transitional endoplasmic reticulum ATPase, translated as MASGSDSKADDLSTAILKQKNRPNRLIVDEAINEDNSVVSLSQAKMDELQLFRGDTVLLKGKKRREAVCIVLSDDTCSDEKIRMNRVVRNNLRVRLGDVISIQPCPDVKYGKRIHVLPIDDTVEGITGNLFEVYLKPYFLEAYRPIRKGDIFLVRGGMRAVEFKVVETDPSPYCIVAPDTVIHCEGEPIKREDEEESLNEVGYDDIGGCRKQLAQIKEMVELPLRHPALFKAIGVKPPRGILLYGPPGTGKTLIARAVANETGAFFFLINGPEIMSKLAGESESNLRKAFEEAEKNAPAIIFIDELDAIAPKREKTHGEVERRIVSQLLTLMDGLKQRAHVIVMAATNRPNSIDPALRRFGRFDREVDIGIPDATGRLEILQIHTKNMKLADDVDLEQVANETHGHVGADLAALCSEAALQAIRKKMDLIDLEDETIDAEVMNSLAVTMDDFRWALSQSNPSALRETVVEVPQVTWEDIGGLEDVKRELQELVQYPVEHPDKFLKFGMTPSKGVLFYGPPGCGKTLLAKAIANECQANFISIKGPELLTMWFGESEANVREIFDKARQAAPCVLFFDELDSIAKARGGNIGDGGGAADRVINQILTEMDGMSTKKNVFIIGATNRPDIIDPAILRPGRLDQLIYIPLPDEKSRVAILKANLRKSPVAKDVDLDFLAKMTNGFSGADLTEICQRACKLAIRESIESEIRRERERQTNPSAMEVEEDDPVPEIRRDHFEEAMRFARRSVSDNDIRKYEMFAQTLQQSRGFGSFRFPSGNQGGAGPSQGTGGGSGSNVYSEDNDDDLYG; from the exons ATGGCCTCGGGATCCGA TTCTAAAGCAGATGACTTATCGACCGCAATTCTGAAGCAGAAGAACAGGCCCAATCGGTTAATTGTTGATGAAGCCATCAATGAAGACAACAGTGTTGTGTCACTGTCCCAG GCAAAAATGGACGAATTGCAGCTGTTCAGAGGAGATACTGTTctgctaaaaggaaagaagaggagagaagcagTCTGCATTGTTCTGTCAGATGACACCTGCTCAGATGAGAAGATTCGTATGAACAGGGTTGTTCGCAACAACCTGAGAGTGCGCTTGGGTGATGTGATCAG CATCCAGCCTTGCCCAGATGTGAAATACGGCAAACGTATCCATGTGCTGCCAATTGATGACACGGTGGAAGGGATCACGGGGAACCTGTTTGAAGTCTATCTCAAGCCGTACTTCCTGGAAGCGTACAGACCCATCAGGAAAG GTGACATCTTCCTGGTACGTGGAGGAATGCGTGCAGTGGAGTTCAAAGTGGTGGAGACAGATCCAAGTCCGTACTGCATAGTGGCTCCAGACACAGTGATCCATTGTGAAGGAGAGCCCATCAAACGAGAG GATGAAGAGGAGTCACTGAATGAAGTGGGCTATGATGACATTGGTGGCTGCCGGAAGCAGCTGGCTCAAATCAAAGAGATGGTGGAGCTTCCCCTCCGACACCCTGCGCTCTTCAAGGCCATAGGGGTGAAG CCTCCACGTGGGATCCTGCTGTATGGTCCTCCTGGCACTGGTAAAACGCTGATTGCCCGAGCTGTGGCCAATGAAACGGgagctttcttcttcctgatcAACG GTCCTGAGATCATGAGCAAGCTGGCTGGTGAGTCTGAGAGCAACCTGAGAAAAGCCTTtgaagaagcagagaagaatgCTCCTGCTATCATCTTCATTGATGAACTGGATGCCATTGCTCCTAAGAGAGAGAAG ACCCATGGAGAGGTGGAGCGTCGCATAGTGTCTCAGCTGTTAACTCTTATGGATGGACTGAAGCAGAGAGCACATGTGATTGTCATGGCAGCTACCAACAGACCGAACAGCATCGACCCAGCACTCAGGCGATTTG GTCGTTTTGACAGAGAGGTAGATATTGGTATCCCAGATGCCACTGGGCGCCTGGAGATCCTGCAGATCCACACGAAAAATATGAAGCTGGCTGATGATGTGGATCTGGAGCAG GTGGCAAACGAGACCCATGGCCATGTTGGTGCTGACTTGGCTGCTCTTTGCTCAGAAGCTGCTCTTCAGGCTATCAGAAAGAAGATGGATCTCATAGACCTTGAAGATGAAACAATCGATGCTGAAGTGATGAACTCTCTGGCTGTGACCATGGATGACTTCAGG TGGGCTCTGAGCCAGAGCAATCCTTCAGCTCTTCGGGAGACTGTGGTGGAGGTGCCACAAGTTACCTGGGAAGATATTGGTGGTCTAGAAGATGTAAAGAGAGAACTCCAGGAGCTTGTACAG TATCCTGTGGAGCATCCAGACAAGTTCCTCAAATTTGGCATGACCCCATCGAAAGGGGTTCTGTTCTACGGGCCACCGGGTTGTGGTAAGACACTGCTGGCCAAAGCCATTGCCAATGAGTGCCAGGCAAACTTCATCTCCATCAAGGGGCCGGAATTGCTCACCATGTGGTTTGGTGAGTCTGAAGCCAACGTGCGTGAGATCTTTGACAAG GCCCGCCAAGCAGCACCTTGTGTGCTCTTCTTTGATGAGCTGGACTCCATCGCAAAGGCTCGAGGTGGGAACATTGGCGATGGTGGCGGTGCCGCAGACCGTGTCATCAACCAGATCCTCACAGAGATGGATGGCATGTCCACCAAGAAGAACGTCTTCATCATCGGTGCCACCAACCGGCCGGACATCATTGACCCAGCTATCCTGCGCCCCGGCCGTCTGGATCAGCTCATCTACATCCCCTTGCCTGATGAGAAGTCCCGGGTGGCTATTCTTAAAGCCAACCTGAGGAAATCACCAGTTGCTAAG GATGTCGACTTGGATTTCCTTGCTAAGATGACGAACGGCTTTTCGGGAGCTGATCTGACAGAGATTTGCCAGCGTGCCTGCAAACTGGCCATCCGCGAGTCCATCGAGAGCGAGATCAGGCGGGAACGCGAGAGGCAGACCAACCCCTCCGCCATG gaagTGGAGGAGGACGACCCGGTTCCCGAGATCCGCCGGGATCACTTTGAGGAAGCCATGCGCTTCGCCCGCCGCTCAGTCAGTGACAACGACATCAGGAAATACGAGATGTTTGCACAGACTCTACAGCAGAGCCGTGGCTTTGGCAGCTTCAG